A section of the Phaseolus vulgaris cultivar G19833 chromosome 8, P. vulgaris v2.0, whole genome shotgun sequence genome encodes:
- the LOC137825002 gene encoding protein gar2-like: protein MKHELELKRLKEQETTERKPKGLALKASELNEIKEEKEDADDDETIYLLTKRFNKFLKKKSRDRNQQKRSKRVERSKGRRAYISWEENEVSSTSSSSTENEENNMCFIMKDEESISDSVSEFSVDSDNYDQLLAAFMETHDEANRLAMSNKKNQCISKTDADDLDSNEFKSVLNQNESIHFDTADTHAMQESNVPAAMAFVSQVEPKNLNEALKDSNRILAMQEELNQFALNEEEHQWNLSLAWIKLDLMAMQKAGL from the exons ATgaagcatgagctagagctcaagagactcaaagagcaagaaacaacagagagaaaacccaaaggtcttgcactgaaagcaagtgaactgaatgagatcaaggaggaaaaagaagatgctgatgatgatgaaacAATCtatcttcttacaaaaagattcaacaaattcctgaagaagaaaagcagagataggaaccagcagaaaagaag CAAAAGAGTTGAAAGGAGCAAGGGAAGAAGAGcttacatctcatgggaagaaaatgaagtatcttcaaccagcagctcttcaactgaGAATGAGGAAAACAATATGTGCTTCAtaatgaaggatgaggagtcaatctctgattcagtaagtgaatTTTCTGtggattctgataactatgatcaattgcttgctgctttcatggaaacacatgatgaagcaaataggctagct aTGAGCAAcaagaaaaatcagtg catatctaaaactgATGCTGATGAtcttgacagtaatgaatttaaatctgttttaaatcaaaatgaatcgattcattttgatactgctgatacacatgctatgcAAGAATCTAATGTgcctgcag caatggcctttgtatctcaagtggaacccaagaatctgaatgaagctctcaaggacagcaaccGAATTTTagccatgcaagaggaactgaatcaatttgctcttaatgag gaagagcaccagtggaacctgtcacttgcttggatcaagcttgatctcatggcaatgcaaaaagcaggcttgtag